One Thomasclavelia spiroformis DSM 1552 DNA window includes the following coding sequences:
- a CDS encoding cation transporter gives MKKTFKIDVDCANCANKMEYATKATEGVKNAVVNFMTLKMTVEFEEGVNPKEIMQEVLKNCKKVEDDCEIFL, from the coding sequence ATGAAAAAAACTTTTAAAATTGATGTAGATTGTGCAAATTGCGCAAATAAAATGGAATATGCTACAAAAGCTACTGAAGGAGTTAAAAATGCAGTCGTTAATTTCATGACATTAAAAATGACAGTAGAATTTGAAGAAGGAGTTAATCCAAAAGAAATTATGCAAGAAGTCCTAAAAAATTGTAAAAAAGTTGAAGATGATTGTGAAATTTTTCTTTAA
- a CDS encoding DUF1905 domain-containing protein, which translates to MNNKIYKFNAIIEAVPDVNGAYVRFPYDIKKEFGKGRVKVHATFDGIAYDGSIVNMGIKNDDGSVCYIIGVRKDIRKKLNKECGDSIFVTIQERC; encoded by the coding sequence ATGAATAATAAGATATATAAATTTAATGCTATAATTGAAGCAGTGCCTGATGTAAATGGAGCTTATGTGCGTTTTCCTTATGATATAAAAAAAGAATTTGGTAAAGGACGAGTAAAAGTACATGCAACGTTTGATGGCATAGCTTATGATGGTAGTATTGTAAATATGGGAATTAAAAATGATGATGGTTCAGTTTGTTATATTATTGGTGTGCGTAAAGATATACGTAAAAAATTGAATAAGGAATGTGGAGATTCAATATTTGTAACAATTCAAGAACGTTGTTAA
- a CDS encoding ArsR/SmtB family transcription factor has protein sequence MLENHCDCKPKNIELVQQVKDNMPAFDDIMDLSDFFKIMGDSTRLQLLMSLQQSEMCVSDLANVLNMTKSAVSHQLKTLRVSKLIKSRKEGKTVIYSLDDAHVHEVLAKSIEHIKEK, from the coding sequence ATGTTAGAAAATCATTGTGATTGTAAACCTAAAAATATTGAACTTGTTCAACAAGTTAAAGATAATATGCCAGCATTTGATGACATTATGGATTTATCCGACTTTTTTAAAATAATGGGGGATAGTACTAGATTACAGCTATTAATGTCATTGCAACAAAGTGAGATGTGTGTTTCTGATTTAGCAAATGTATTAAATATGACTAAATCAGCTGTTTCGCATCAATTAAAAACACTTAGAGTATCTAAATTAATAAAATCAAGAAAAGAAGGAAAAACGGTTATTTATTCATTAGATGATGCACACGTTCATGAAGTACTCGCTAAATCAATTGAACATATTAAAGAAAAGTAA